The following are from one region of the Abiotrophia defectiva ATCC 49176 genome:
- a CDS encoding aspartate-semialdehyde dehydrogenase: MTKKYHVAICGASGVVGRKMLQVLHERNFPFETLTLFASKRSAGKTISYAGKDYVIQELTEEALQAPIEIALFSAGGETSKHFGPIAASRGIYVIDNSSAWRMDPKIPLVVPEVNGDVLKAEDHLIANPNCSTIQSVVPLAVLQPYGLKRVIYNTYQAVSGAGQAGINDLENHTTEKFPYSINNNVLPHIDVFTESGYTKEEIKMIEETRKILRMPDLRVTATTVRVPIKHSHAVSINVELERDFDLAEIRQAFQEAEGIILLDDPANLKYPLQSEVEDHDEVYVGRIRRDESVPYGLNIWVVADNIRKGAATNTIQIAEQLIKDGIL; this comes from the coding sequence ATGACTAAGAAATATCATGTGGCCATCTGCGGTGCGTCTGGTGTTGTAGGGCGTAAAATGCTGCAAGTATTACACGAACGAAACTTTCCATTTGAGACTTTAACCTTGTTCGCTTCCAAGCGTTCAGCTGGCAAAACTATTAGCTACGCTGGCAAGGATTATGTCATTCAAGAATTAACGGAAGAGGCTCTTCAAGCGCCGATTGAGATTGCCCTGTTCTCAGCAGGGGGCGAGACCTCTAAGCATTTTGGGCCAATCGCCGCTAGTCGTGGTATCTATGTGATTGACAACTCCAGTGCTTGGCGTATGGATCCTAAGATTCCTTTGGTAGTGCCTGAAGTCAATGGTGATGTCTTGAAGGCTGAAGACCATCTGATTGCCAACCCTAACTGCTCGACCATTCAGTCAGTCGTGCCATTAGCTGTTCTACAACCATACGGCTTGAAGCGCGTCATCTACAATACCTATCAAGCAGTATCAGGAGCAGGCCAAGCTGGTATTAATGACTTAGAAAATCATACGACTGAAAAATTCCCTTATTCAATCAATAATAATGTCTTGCCGCATATTGATGTCTTCACTGAGTCTGGCTATACCAAGGAAGAAATCAAGATGATTGAAGAAACTCGGAAAATTCTACGTATGCCAGACTTACGTGTAACAGCTACTACAGTTCGAGTTCCAATCAAACACTCTCATGCGGTCTCTATTAACGTTGAATTGGAACGAGACTTTGATTTAGCAGAAATTCGTCAAGCCTTCCAAGAAGCGGAGGGAATCATTCTCTTGGATGATCCTGCTAACCTTAAGTATCCACTTCAGTCAGAGGTGGAAGATCATGATGAGGTTTATGTTGGACGAATTCGTCGTGATGAGTCAGTTCCTTACGGTCTCAACATTTGGGTGGTAGCCGACAACATCCGTAAAGGGGCGGCCACTAACACCATTCAAATCGCAGAACAACTTATTAAAGACGGTATTCTCTAA
- a CDS encoding ribonuclease HI family protein — translation MLKVYTDAAFAYKNQSAGLAIRILAPDQLYEQVVFLNQVADNHQAEFLAILRALDWLIELGLTQDFIWLHADSQVAIRAIEKSYIKDARYAPILDHILSRLDYFPNLYVKWIAEKENQAADQLAKSSLNKAVSWARTSPR, via the coding sequence ATGCTGAAGGTTTATACGGATGCTGCCTTTGCCTATAAAAATCAATCTGCCGGCCTGGCCATTCGGATTCTGGCGCCTGATCAACTCTATGAACAAGTTGTTTTCCTCAATCAGGTAGCAGACAATCATCAGGCGGAATTTTTAGCTATCTTGCGCGCTCTAGACTGGTTGATAGAATTGGGACTGACCCAGGACTTTATTTGGTTACATGCCGATAGCCAGGTAGCCATTCGGGCCATTGAAAAATCCTATATAAAGGATGCACGTTATGCTCCTATTTTAGATCATATCCTAAGTCGACTGGACTACTTTCCAAATCTCTATGTCAAATGGATAGCTGAAAAGGAAAATCAGGCAGCCGACCAGTTAGCAAAATCGAGCCTAAATAAGGCGGTTAGCTGGGCGCGGACATCGCCTCGCTAG
- a CDS encoding THUMP domain-containing class I SAM-dependent RNA methyltransferase yields MTNYNLLATVAAGIESVTAQELKQLGYQVQTENGRVRFSGNVQDIAKTNLWLRTADRIKIEFASFQAKTFEALYDLTYALPWEDILPLDANFPVSGKSVKSQLHSVPNCQKIVKKAIASRLMSYYHRRTNLPETGAVYPIEVSLVKDQVSLTLDTSGTSLFKRGYRVEKGAAPLKENMAAALVMLTTWYPDRPLYDPCCGSGTIAIEAALIGRNIAPGLKREFAAEHWTSLDPSGQVWQQARQEAQVQAKPDVMMDIEACDIDHRMVEIAKANAQEAGVADTISFKQMQLKDYRPKVDYGILIANPPYGDRMLTEDQVHALYADMGKLYNQMPTWSKYILTSDEAFETYYGAKATKKRKLYNGALKVDYYQYWGERKPRQTSDDM; encoded by the coding sequence ATGACAAACTATAACCTATTGGCTACCGTTGCCGCCGGCATTGAGTCCGTGACGGCCCAAGAATTGAAGCAGCTAGGCTATCAAGTTCAGACGGAGAATGGGCGCGTGCGTTTCTCTGGGAATGTCCAGGATATTGCTAAAACCAACCTATGGCTAAGAACGGCTGACCGTATTAAGATTGAATTTGCTAGTTTTCAGGCCAAGACCTTTGAAGCCCTCTATGATTTGACTTATGCCTTGCCATGGGAAGACATTCTGCCTTTGGATGCTAATTTTCCTGTGTCCGGCAAATCCGTTAAGTCCCAGTTACATAGCGTGCCTAACTGCCAGAAAATCGTCAAAAAGGCTATTGCTAGTCGACTCATGTCCTACTATCATCGTCGGACCAATTTGCCTGAGACAGGGGCAGTCTATCCTATCGAAGTTTCTTTGGTCAAAGACCAAGTCAGCCTGACCTTGGATACTTCTGGCACCTCCTTATTCAAGCGTGGCTACCGAGTAGAGAAGGGTGCCGCCCCACTCAAAGAGAATATGGCAGCTGCCTTAGTCATGTTAACGACTTGGTATCCTGACCGACCACTTTACGACCCATGTTGTGGTTCGGGAACCATTGCCATTGAGGCAGCCTTGATTGGGCGTAATATTGCGCCAGGTCTTAAGCGGGAATTTGCGGCCGAACATTGGACCAGCTTAGATCCAAGTGGGCAAGTATGGCAGCAGGCGCGCCAGGAAGCCCAAGTTCAAGCCAAACCAGATGTCATGATGGACATTGAAGCCTGCGACATTGACCACCGTATGGTTGAAATTGCTAAGGCCAATGCTCAAGAAGCTGGAGTAGCAGATACGATTTCCTTTAAGCAAATGCAACTCAAGGACTATCGTCCTAAGGTGGATTACGGTATATTAATTGCTAACCCGCCTTATGGTGACCGTATGTTGACAGAGGACCAGGTCCACGCTCTCTATGCGGACATGGGCAAGCTCTATAACCAAATGCCGACCTGGAGTAAGTATATTTTAACTAGTGATGAAGCCTTCGAGACCTACTATGGGGCCAAGGCAACCAAAAAACGTAAGCTCTACAATGGCGCCCTCAAGGTAGATTATTACCAATATTGGGGTGAGCGGAAACCCCGTCAAACAAGCGATGATATGTAG
- the gpsB gene encoding cell division regulator GpsB has translation MAEKNLTAKDILQKEFTRDFRGYKASEVDEYLDSIIRDYDSYQKDVATLKNENERLISKIDELTKQLALAKKNNVPTSPGSGVTNFDILKRLSNLEKHVFGSKIGSTDNTMSYSDVTRFQ, from the coding sequence ATGGCAGAAAAAAATTTAACCGCTAAAGATATTTTACAAAAAGAATTTACCCGCGATTTTCGTGGTTATAAAGCATCTGAAGTAGATGAGTATTTGGATAGCATTATCCGTGACTACGATTCTTACCAAAAGGATGTGGCGACTTTGAAGAATGAAAATGAGCGCCTAATCAGCAAAATTGATGAATTGACCAAGCAACTTGCCTTGGCTAAGAAGAACAATGTGCCAACCTCACCAGGCTCTGGTGTCACTAACTTCGATATCCTTAAGCGTCTCTCTAACTTAGAGAAACATGTCTTTGGATCTAAGATTGGTAGCACAGACAACACCATGTCTTATTCAGACGTGACACGTTTCCAATAA